The following are encoded together in the Legionella busanensis genome:
- a CDS encoding DUF488 family protein produces MPKLYTIGHSSHSFEEFYALLKSYAITHLVDVRAFPKSRHVPWFNEKELDAALREVNISYLHITALGGRRRTNRDSINLGWRNTSFRGYADYMQTSEFYAGLKKLNQLLGGKRRVVIMCAEALPWRCHRSLIADAEIVRGITVFDILSRTSAREHTLTSFAKVDRSKRPIKITYPR; encoded by the coding sequence ATGCCAAAGCTATATACTATAGGTCATTCTTCGCATTCTTTTGAAGAATTTTATGCTCTTTTAAAATCCTATGCGATTACCCATTTAGTTGATGTACGCGCTTTTCCTAAATCGCGTCATGTACCCTGGTTTAATGAAAAAGAACTAGATGCCGCATTACGCGAAGTGAATATTTCCTATCTTCATATAACAGCGCTTGGAGGCAGACGCCGAACTAATAGAGATTCTATTAATTTAGGATGGCGCAATACAAGCTTTCGGGGATATGCAGATTACATGCAAACGTCTGAGTTCTATGCAGGGCTTAAAAAGTTAAATCAACTATTAGGAGGAAAAAGGCGAGTTGTAATTATGTGTGCCGAAGCATTACCTTGGCGATGTCATCGCTCTCTTATTGCTGATGCCGAAATAGTTCGCGGTATTACCGTTTTTGACATCTTAAGTCGCACATCTGCTCGTGAGCATACCTTAACTTCCTTCGCAAAAGTAGATCGCTCAAAAAGACCCATAAAAATCACTTATCCTAGATAA
- a CDS encoding Y-family DNA polymerase gives MFALIDCNNFYASCERLFRPDLRTKPVVILSNNDGCVVARSNEAKTLGIKMGAPYFKVKELCDLYDVTIFSSNYTLYGDLSARVMRVIEEAWDEVEVYSIDEAFLDLSTLTKKDINTFCLTLQQKILQYTGIPTSIGIGHTKTLAKVANFVAKKKLNMPVFNISGFETEWLEKIEVGDIWGIGRQGKRKLKGFGILTAYQLASQNPHWIKANFNIVLQRTVMELQGISCLSLEAIEPKKSLVASCSFGLPQTNLIAIEEAISHHCATAWGKLRKQELVAHYMSVFLYTNRFDESLKPYSKAISFRLVNPTDDIRQITSFAKQALKRLYKEGIPYKKSGIMLAELAPKSHMQMDLFHKPSDTMIAKSEKIMTLIESINKKYGTRTIRLAAEGFQKKWSMKREMKSPCYTTSWAELPWAQVK, from the coding sequence ATGTTTGCCTTAATTGACTGCAATAATTTTTATGCATCCTGTGAGCGTCTCTTTCGGCCTGACTTAAGAACAAAGCCTGTTGTCATTTTATCGAATAATGATGGGTGCGTTGTCGCACGCTCTAATGAAGCAAAAACACTTGGCATTAAAATGGGCGCGCCCTATTTTAAAGTAAAAGAACTATGTGATTTATATGATGTCACGATTTTTTCGTCGAATTATACCTTGTACGGCGATTTGTCAGCACGCGTTATGCGAGTCATTGAAGAAGCTTGGGATGAAGTTGAGGTATATTCCATTGATGAAGCATTTCTTGATTTATCGACACTTACAAAAAAAGACATTAATACATTTTGCCTAACCCTTCAGCAAAAAATTTTACAATATACCGGTATTCCAACATCCATAGGTATAGGGCATACCAAAACATTAGCAAAGGTAGCGAACTTTGTGGCTAAGAAAAAATTAAACATGCCTGTTTTTAACATTTCAGGCTTCGAAACCGAGTGGTTAGAAAAAATAGAAGTTGGTGATATTTGGGGTATAGGTAGACAGGGGAAAAGAAAATTAAAGGGGTTTGGAATTCTAACGGCCTATCAATTAGCTAGCCAAAATCCACACTGGATTAAAGCGAACTTTAATATTGTTTTACAACGCACCGTCATGGAGCTTCAAGGTATTTCATGTCTTTCTCTTGAAGCCATTGAACCTAAAAAAAGCCTTGTTGCCTCATGCTCTTTTGGTTTACCTCAAACTAATTTGATAGCAATTGAGGAAGCAATAAGTCATCATTGCGCAACAGCCTGGGGTAAACTTCGCAAGCAAGAATTAGTCGCACACTATATGTCCGTCTTTCTCTACACCAATCGTTTTGACGAAAGCCTTAAGCCCTATTCCAAAGCAATCAGCTTTCGGTTAGTCAATCCAACCGATGATATAAGACAAATAACCTCATTTGCTAAACAAGCATTAAAGCGTCTTTATAAAGAAGGTATACCCTATAAGAAAAGCGGCATTATGCTGGCAGAACTCGCGCCTAAATCACATATGCAAATGGATTTGTTTCATAAACCTTCTGACACCATGATTGCTAAATCTGAAAAAATAATGACGCTAATAGAATCCATCAATAAAAAATATGGTACCCGCACTATTCGGCTTGCAGCAGAAGGTTTTCAAAAGAAGTGGTCGATGAAGCGCGAAATGAAAAGCCCGTGTTACACAACTTCCTGGGCAGAATTGCCTTGGGCTCAAGTAAAATAA
- a CDS encoding APC family permease, with protein MTNKKHLELERVLNLLSATMMGLGSILGTGVFVSIGLASGVTGPSVILAIVIAALVATCNALSSAQLAANHPVSGGTYEYGYRYLHPSLGFTAGWMFLCAKIASAATAALGFAGYFLHLINFHNGPNNFLASLVVIALTFIVLSGIKRSNRANLLIVSITLVSLLIFILSGLPNLFQNIGRQFTPFFPQIKDGLGNFFYATALMFVAYTGYGRIATLGEEVKEPKYTIPKAIILTLIISASFYILVALVAIGSVGANQLWLTTKYQATPLETAARAMRIPGLTTLIALGACTAMLSVLLNLILGLSRVVLAMGRRGDLPRFFAFVSRKNYTPIVAIASVGILIAGFTLLGSVELTWSFSSFTVLIYYFITNLAALYLPKEERMYPQIIAAIGLIACSFLAFWVPLAVWVSGLILILLGLVWHALNAYYLRKT; from the coding sequence ATGACTAATAAGAAACATTTAGAATTAGAGCGAGTTCTTAACCTGCTAAGTGCCACCATGATGGGATTAGGCTCTATCTTAGGGACAGGCGTCTTTGTAAGTATTGGTTTAGCTAGCGGTGTTACTGGCCCCTCGGTTATTTTAGCGATTGTGATTGCTGCATTGGTTGCGACATGTAATGCATTATCAAGCGCACAGCTTGCCGCAAATCATCCTGTTAGTGGCGGTACTTATGAATACGGTTACCGCTATCTTCATCCTTCTTTAGGATTTACTGCCGGTTGGATGTTTTTATGCGCCAAAATTGCCTCGGCAGCAACGGCTGCTTTAGGCTTTGCTGGTTATTTTTTACACCTAATAAATTTTCACAACGGTCCCAATAATTTTTTAGCCAGCTTGGTAGTCATCGCTTTAACATTTATTGTATTAAGTGGCATAAAGCGCTCTAACAGAGCTAATTTGCTTATTGTCTCTATCACTCTGGTTTCACTGCTCATCTTTATTCTATCTGGCCTGCCTAACTTATTCCAAAATATAGGGCGTCAATTTACACCTTTTTTCCCACAAATTAAGGATGGTTTAGGGAATTTTTTCTATGCAACGGCCTTAATGTTTGTTGCTTATACAGGGTATGGACGTATTGCAACCTTAGGCGAAGAAGTAAAAGAGCCCAAATATACTATCCCTAAAGCAATTATCTTAACTTTAATTATCAGTGCATCGTTTTATATTTTAGTGGCTTTAGTTGCTATAGGCTCTGTTGGAGCCAATCAATTGTGGTTAACAACCAAATATCAAGCAACGCCACTTGAAACGGCAGCCAGGGCTATGAGAATTCCTGGGCTTACTACATTAATCGCATTAGGTGCTTGTACTGCCATGCTGAGTGTCTTGCTTAACTTAATTTTAGGTTTATCGAGAGTAGTATTAGCAATGGGACGTCGAGGTGATTTACCAAGATTTTTTGCCTTTGTTTCTAGAAAAAATTATACCCCAATTGTTGCTATAGCGAGTGTTGGTATCTTGATAGCTGGCTTTACTCTATTAGGCAGTGTTGAATTAACTTGGTCATTCAGTTCCTTTACTGTATTAATCTACTATTTTATAACCAATTTGGCGGCATTATATTTGCCTAAAGAAGAGCGAATGTATCCTCAAATTATAGCCGCTATAGGTTTAATTGCTTGTTCGTTTTTAGCTTTTTGGGTTCCTTTGGCTGTTTGGGTCTCAGGCCTTATTTTAATTCTATTGGGTTTAGTGTGGCATGCTTTAAATGCTTATTATCTAAGGAAAACATGA
- a CDS encoding endonuclease, with protein MTLLFRLTAILMLSSSVLALPPKTFTQAKKQARIIFAFQRETLYCRCKFDARLRVDLASCNMQSASGIRRAHVVEWEHMMPAENFGNHFACWREPLCIKKNGKRYKGRKCCEKIDKQFRQAEGELYNLWPAVGLVNSARSNFRYSMLENHTSFYGCPITIDKKSRRVEPADYAKGIVARANLFMAYKYGIELSEAQRNLFIVWDKQFPPSTNEKWWAEAVAKIEGYPNPYITNHEVKTNGSLSK; from the coding sequence ATGACTCTTTTATTCCGCTTAACTGCCATTTTAATGCTTTCATCTTCTGTATTGGCACTACCCCCTAAAACCTTTACTCAAGCCAAAAAACAAGCACGAATTATTTTTGCATTCCAACGTGAAACCTTATACTGTCGCTGCAAATTTGATGCGCGCTTAAGGGTTGATTTGGCAAGCTGTAATATGCAGTCAGCATCCGGAATTCGTCGCGCTCATGTGGTGGAATGGGAGCATATGATGCCCGCTGAGAACTTCGGTAACCATTTTGCTTGTTGGCGAGAGCCCCTTTGTATTAAGAAAAATGGAAAAAGATATAAAGGCAGGAAGTGCTGCGAAAAAATTGACAAGCAATTTAGGCAAGCTGAAGGTGAGCTTTATAATTTATGGCCTGCAGTAGGACTTGTAAATAGTGCCCGCTCTAATTTTCGTTACAGTATGTTAGAGAATCATACTTCCTTTTATGGCTGCCCTATTACTATCGATAAAAAGTCAAGGCGGGTAGAGCCTGCAGATTACGCAAAAGGTATTGTGGCACGTGCGAATCTTTTCATGGCCTATAAGTACGGTATTGAGCTAAGTGAAGCACAACGAAATCTTTTTATCGTCTGGGATAAACAATTTCCACCCAGTACAAATGAAAAATGGTGGGCCGAAGCGGTTGCTAAAATAGAAGGCTATCCTAATCCTTACATTACCAACCATGAAGTAAAAACAAATGGCTCTTTATCAAAATAA
- a CDS encoding type II toxin-antitoxin system RelE/ParE family toxin, with the protein MRIFKNKWFNKFAKKEKISDKKLCEIVKNLEKGLIDVDYGGGVIKQRLARLNQGKSSGYRCIILFRFNEKTFFVYGFPKNERDNISLDEERAFKDLSEQMFNFTDKEIDKLINTGTLIEVNYA; encoded by the coding sequence TTGCGAATTTTTAAAAATAAATGGTTTAATAAATTTGCCAAAAAAGAAAAGATTAGCGATAAAAAGTTATGTGAAATTGTTAAAAACCTTGAGAAAGGGCTTATTGATGTCGATTATGGAGGTGGCGTAATAAAACAACGTCTAGCTAGGCTTAACCAGGGTAAGTCGAGCGGTTATCGTTGTATAATATTATTTCGCTTTAATGAAAAGACTTTTTTTGTTTACGGGTTCCCTAAAAATGAACGTGACAATATTAGTTTAGATGAGGAAAGAGCATTTAAGGACCTATCTGAGCAGATGTTTAATTTTACGGATAAAGAAATAGATAAACTAATAAATACAGGTACACTTATCGAGGTAAATTATGCCTAG
- a CDS encoding helix-turn-helix domain-containing protein translates to MPRNKTYKSEAMEAIHSTVMDMYDAGVVDKKTLRKFDQSCLTPIGNFLPQDIKALREQENVSQSVFANCLNVSKDLISQWERGVKKPAGTSLKLLSLISKKGLKAVF, encoded by the coding sequence ATGCCTAGAAATAAAACGTATAAAAGTGAAGCAATGGAAGCCATTCATTCTACGGTAATGGATATGTATGATGCAGGGGTGGTTGATAAAAAAACCTTACGAAAATTTGACCAATCCTGTTTAACGCCTATAGGTAATTTTCTTCCTCAGGATATTAAAGCTTTACGTGAGCAAGAAAATGTCAGTCAATCTGTCTTTGCTAACTGCCTTAATGTATCTAAAGATTTAATTAGTCAATGGGAAAGAGGGGTTAAAAAACCCGCTGGAACTTCATTAAAACTACTTTCTTTAATATCTAAAAAAGGTCTTAAGGCCGTATTTTAA
- a CDS encoding pentapeptide repeat-containing protein — MYLNFKNYSNKEGQRWPMANTYETTIFNQQEFYNYKFSDLTLEKTELENKVFENCKFEKSNFSEAKFTSCKFVDCEFVSCNLSAIELNNTSFSETLFADCKLMGINWTKVKWPLIKLTSPIQFYRSNISYSSFYGLDLKEIIIEECIAHDVDFREGNFSNGNFTLTDFENSLFMHTKLHAASFIEAINYSINPIDNDIRKGKFSVPEVLNLLHAFQIEIE; from the coding sequence ATGTACCTTAATTTTAAAAACTATTCCAATAAGGAAGGACAAAGGTGGCCGATGGCAAATACTTATGAGACAACTATTTTTAACCAACAGGAATTTTACAACTATAAATTTTCAGATTTAACATTAGAAAAAACAGAGCTTGAAAATAAAGTATTTGAGAATTGTAAGTTTGAAAAATCTAATTTTAGTGAAGCCAAATTCACAAGCTGCAAATTTGTCGATTGTGAGTTTGTATCCTGCAATTTAAGTGCAATCGAGCTCAATAATACCTCCTTTAGTGAAACACTCTTTGCAGACTGTAAATTAATGGGAATCAATTGGACAAAAGTGAAGTGGCCACTGATTAAATTAACAAGCCCAATTCAGTTTTATCGCTCAAACATTAGTTATTCAAGTTTTTATGGGCTTGATTTAAAAGAAATCATTATTGAAGAGTGTATTGCGCACGATGTGGATTTTAGAGAAGGCAATTTTTCTAATGGGAATTTTACCCTAACTGATTTTGAGAATAGTCTTTTTATGCATACTAAATTGCATGCTGCATCCTTTATCGAAGCAATAAATTATTCTATTAATCCCATTGATAATGATATTCGCAAAGGAAAATTCTCAGTACCTGAGGTGTTAAATTTACTGCATGCTTTTCAAATTGAAATTGAATAG
- a CDS encoding LexA family protein has translation MDALITIKKNKEPLTKATIIAKFDTTHATSVQRFPLYGSKVAAGFPSPADDYLELTLDLNEYLIKHPAATFMVRAQGDSMRDAGIHNGDLLIVDRSVEAAHDKIVIAAINGELTVKRLFRKEGSVRLMPANKTYSPIDITEEVELVIWGVVTHIIHQAS, from the coding sequence ATGGACGCCTTAATAACAATAAAAAAGAATAAAGAACCTTTAACAAAAGCCACCATTATTGCTAAGTTTGATACTACTCATGCTACATCGGTGCAGCGTTTTCCACTTTATGGGAGTAAAGTTGCTGCCGGTTTCCCTTCGCCTGCTGATGATTATCTCGAATTAACGCTTGATTTAAATGAGTATTTAATCAAGCATCCCGCAGCTACCTTTATGGTGAGAGCCCAAGGTGATTCGATGCGTGATGCAGGTATCCATAACGGCGATTTACTCATTGTTGACCGAAGTGTTGAGGCAGCGCATGATAAAATTGTGATTGCGGCTATCAATGGTGAATTAACCGTTAAACGTTTATTTCGAAAAGAGGGCTCAGTTCGCTTAATGCCTGCTAATAAGACTTACTCACCGATTGACATTACCGAAGAGGTAGAGCTCGTTATTTGGGGAGTCGTTACTCATATTATTCATCAGGCCTCCTAA
- the mobF gene encoding MobF family relaxase — protein MLSIQPLKSAASAADYYTQAFNYYAGDATAMQWLGQGSKSLNLTGVVFKEQMLALLEGKLPDGQVLQNLKGEHRPGFDMTFSAPKSVSLLIGLGVAPELIQFHDKAVQFTIQQIEKEFAQTRISQSGLVSFEKTNNLVVAAFRQPSSRANDPALHTHCVTMNITFHKGKARSLASDTSRNQGVIEQIQNNAHYCGLIYRQHLANLLKEQGFHLRLTGHGLFEIDGVPEHVLKAFSRRREDITSLLNEKGWQGAKSASTATLLTRNTKEEHDLELLVKDWQQRANDLGFDAKIFMQNRDREPPVSWFSGMKDKLISFVNALKKTTKPSELDAAFACLHVATETLSQRTSIFSERVLLTEAMKHSLIYPKAVSQQAIIKAINQQIKEQTFYEARCPDSGEKRLTTPWLLTLEAETIARIERNKETVAAISTLGTVKAFQKERAPLLSYPMTNSQIEAMRVLLTSKDRYLAIQGYAGVAKTSMLAEASLLIKAQGYALRGITVASSAAFELQEKAGIKTDVFPLVHQELKTAKAASLAKTIFIIDEASMLSSQQGHELIKHIERTGARLVLVGDKAQLPSVNAGRLFGLTQEYGIETTIMDEIVRQKNQMLKEAVMAATKGDVKDALDKIEIKAQATHEERVAWIATHWLSLTPDTREKTLLFAPTHANRESITTLLRQGLKEEGTLNGKPFNQMILKAKTIEPIQQRFVTYYQKGEKVRFNQDFKRHKIVSGHYYTVGEISKRHREDNVLPLIDKQDRLIKFNLKNLPSYKTHTAPLERLIEVYEAKSLELFEGDKVMWTRNFKSHEIRNGQCSTLVAINKDALHFVTKEGRSLTLEKTHPALNHLDYSYVLTNYKVQGKDAPFGIGLMESFHRFGTTLNNFYVQISRAIHGMILVTDNKEKLIDAIEKNSSLKPASLDITSSSQLAQHEKRFNHSNQLSLQSIIDKKIQIESPELSKIMTLKMKTEEQEIKTGSVEINKELFKELEL, from the coding sequence ATGTTAAGTATACAGCCACTTAAATCAGCCGCAAGTGCTGCTGACTATTATACGCAAGCATTTAATTACTACGCAGGGGACGCAACAGCCATGCAGTGGTTAGGGCAGGGGAGCAAGAGTCTTAATCTAACTGGCGTGGTATTTAAAGAGCAAATGCTTGCTTTATTAGAAGGTAAGCTTCCTGATGGCCAGGTTTTACAAAATCTCAAAGGTGAGCATCGCCCAGGATTTGATATGACCTTTTCAGCGCCTAAAAGTGTATCCCTTCTAATTGGATTAGGCGTGGCCCCTGAGTTAATTCAATTTCACGATAAAGCGGTGCAATTTACCATCCAACAAATTGAAAAAGAATTTGCTCAAACTAGAATTTCGCAAAGCGGCCTAGTTTCCTTTGAGAAAACGAATAATTTAGTGGTCGCCGCGTTTAGACAACCTAGTTCGCGTGCTAACGATCCAGCCTTGCATACGCATTGCGTTACTATGAATATTACCTTTCATAAAGGTAAGGCACGCTCGCTTGCAAGTGATACATCAAGAAACCAGGGCGTCATTGAGCAGATTCAAAACAATGCACATTACTGTGGTTTGATTTACCGCCAACATTTAGCTAATTTGCTCAAAGAACAAGGCTTTCATTTACGATTAACCGGTCATGGATTATTTGAAATTGATGGGGTGCCTGAACATGTTTTAAAAGCGTTTTCAAGAAGACGTGAAGATATTACAAGTCTCCTTAATGAAAAAGGATGGCAAGGCGCAAAAAGTGCTTCAACAGCAACGTTGCTAACTCGCAATACTAAAGAGGAACACGACTTAGAATTGCTCGTTAAAGACTGGCAACAACGTGCAAACGATTTAGGATTTGACGCGAAAATCTTTATGCAAAATCGAGATAGAGAGCCACCGGTTTCTTGGTTTTCAGGCATGAAAGATAAACTGATATCCTTCGTTAACGCCCTCAAAAAAACTACAAAACCTTCAGAGCTCGATGCAGCTTTCGCGTGTCTTCATGTTGCAACAGAAACGTTAAGTCAGCGAACGTCTATTTTTTCAGAGCGAGTGCTACTTACAGAAGCGATGAAACATAGCCTTATTTATCCTAAAGCCGTGTCGCAACAAGCAATTATTAAAGCCATTAACCAGCAAATAAAGGAACAAACATTCTATGAAGCGAGATGCCCTGACAGTGGTGAAAAAAGGTTAACCACTCCTTGGCTTTTGACGTTGGAAGCAGAAACAATTGCACGTATTGAGCGCAACAAAGAGACAGTTGCTGCCATAAGCACTCTTGGAACCGTAAAAGCGTTTCAAAAAGAGCGAGCACCCTTATTGTCATATCCTATGACAAACTCGCAGATTGAAGCGATGCGCGTGTTACTAACCAGCAAGGACCGTTATCTAGCTATCCAAGGTTATGCAGGGGTTGCAAAGACGTCCATGCTTGCGGAAGCGAGCTTACTCATTAAAGCACAAGGTTATGCGCTTCGGGGTATTACTGTGGCAAGCTCGGCAGCCTTTGAGTTGCAAGAGAAAGCAGGCATTAAAACCGATGTCTTTCCACTGGTGCATCAAGAATTAAAGACCGCAAAAGCCGCTTCTTTAGCTAAAACAATTTTTATTATCGATGAAGCCTCGATGTTGTCCTCGCAGCAAGGTCATGAACTCATTAAACATATTGAACGCACTGGCGCAAGACTTGTATTAGTCGGGGATAAGGCACAACTACCCAGTGTGAATGCAGGGCGCCTTTTTGGGCTAACCCAAGAATATGGTATTGAGACAACTATCATGGATGAAATAGTACGGCAAAAGAATCAGATGCTTAAAGAGGCGGTTATGGCAGCAACCAAGGGAGATGTGAAAGACGCCTTAGATAAGATTGAGATTAAAGCCCAAGCTACCCATGAAGAGCGTGTAGCTTGGATTGCCACTCATTGGCTCTCTTTAACACCGGATACTCGAGAGAAGACCTTGCTTTTTGCACCCACGCACGCTAATCGTGAGTCCATCACTACGTTACTTCGGCAGGGCTTAAAAGAAGAAGGTACCTTAAATGGTAAGCCTTTTAATCAAATGATCCTTAAAGCAAAAACAATAGAACCCATACAACAGCGATTCGTCACCTACTATCAAAAGGGTGAAAAAGTGCGCTTTAACCAAGATTTTAAACGACATAAAATTGTATCAGGTCATTATTATACGGTAGGTGAAATCAGTAAAAGACATCGAGAAGATAATGTATTACCACTAATAGACAAACAGGATAGGTTAATTAAATTTAATTTGAAAAACTTACCGAGCTATAAAACGCATACCGCACCTTTGGAGCGTCTTATTGAAGTGTATGAAGCAAAATCGTTAGAGCTTTTCGAGGGCGATAAAGTCATGTGGACCCGTAATTTTAAATCACATGAAATTCGGAACGGGCAGTGCTCAACACTGGTAGCAATCAATAAAGACGCGCTTCATTTTGTCACGAAAGAAGGGCGCTCCTTAACACTTGAAAAAACACATCCCGCTTTAAACCACCTCGATTACAGCTATGTGCTGACTAACTATAAAGTTCAAGGAAAAGATGCACCGTTTGGTATTGGTTTAATGGAATCGTTTCATCGGTTCGGGACCACACTTAATAACTTCTATGTCCAAATTTCAAGAGCTATTCATGGCATGATTTTGGTCACAGATAATAAAGAAAAATTGATTGACGCGATTGAAAAAAACTCATCTCTTAAGCCAGCGTCCCTTGATATAACTTCTAGTAGCCAATTAGCTCAACATGAAAAAAGATTTAATCACTCAAATCAACTATCGCTTCAATCCATTATTGATAAAAAAATTCAAATAGAATCGCCAGAATTATCAAAAATAATGACTTTAAAAATGAAGACAGAAGAGCAAGAAATTAAAACAGGAAGTGTAGAAATTAATAAAGAACTATTCAAAGAATTAGAACTATAA
- a CDS encoding helix-turn-helix domain-containing protein, which produces MSNTLAKNLHALMMKQGLNTLTLSKESKIPQPTLHHLLSGKTKKPRSELLQKLAQFFDISIPTLLEIELANQPTSSVRKFPILNWNQNTLNFSKQAEIDNEFILGSYPEESFAFFIHKRICHSLWPNQSLAIIAPSRTPEESQCGLVYFNKYGLILNKIYKEQGDFFIKYQNATEDLLLLKIDLDSVKWFGQLIELRLMGQALTEYL; this is translated from the coding sequence ATGAGCAATACACTAGCTAAAAACTTACACGCGCTAATGATGAAGCAGGGTCTAAATACATTAACGCTTTCTAAGGAGTCTAAGATTCCTCAACCCACCTTACACCATCTTTTATCAGGTAAAACTAAAAAACCAAGAAGTGAGCTTCTACAAAAGTTAGCTCAATTTTTTGATATCTCAATTCCAACCCTATTAGAAATAGAGCTAGCCAATCAGCCTACAAGTTCTGTTAGGAAATTTCCCATTTTAAACTGGAATCAAAATACATTGAACTTTTCTAAGCAAGCAGAAATAGACAATGAATTTATACTTGGTTCGTATCCTGAAGAAAGTTTTGCCTTCTTTATTCATAAACGAATTTGTCATAGCCTTTGGCCTAATCAAAGTTTAGCTATCATTGCGCCAAGTAGAACGCCTGAAGAATCGCAGTGCGGGTTAGTTTACTTTAATAAGTATGGCCTTATCCTTAATAAAATCTACAAAGAGCAGGGTGATTTCTTTATTAAATATCAAAACGCAACTGAAGACCTTTTGTTGCTAAAAATTGATTTAGACAGTGTGAAATGGTTTGGACAGCTCATTGAATTAAGATTAATGGGGCAAGCGCTAACTGAATACTTATAA
- a CDS encoding DUF3800 domain-containing protein: protein MYIFLDESGDLGFNFDKNNSKYFCITLLVCHDSNTFFSFKTAIRRTLVEKLNQKKTKNKISELKGSNTTAAIKQYFYRQLEKFSHQNWGIYSIVVDKVHLYSQISDVIEPHRLYNLLCHEIIDKVDFSFSDKHIQLIVDKCKGKRERSVFDYFLKTNLEPKLPLNVSLNILHELSHNNFGLQAVDLFCYGIVRKHALSDLGWYEAFSSRIIEEIRWQPKLK from the coding sequence ATGTATATTTTTTTAGATGAATCAGGGGATTTAGGATTTAATTTTGATAAAAATAACTCAAAATATTTTTGTATCACTTTACTTGTCTGTCATGATTCAAATACTTTTTTTTCATTTAAAACAGCGATTAGAAGAACATTAGTTGAGAAGCTAAACCAGAAAAAAACTAAAAATAAAATTTCAGAATTAAAAGGCTCTAACACTACCGCTGCTATTAAACAATATTTTTATCGCCAACTAGAAAAATTTTCTCATCAAAATTGGGGTATTTATAGTATTGTTGTTGATAAAGTTCATTTATATTCTCAGATTAGTGACGTGATTGAACCACATCGATTATATAATTTACTTTGTCATGAAATCATTGATAAGGTGGACTTTTCTTTTTCAGATAAACATATCCAACTTATCGTTGATAAGTGTAAAGGTAAACGCGAAAGGTCAGTATTTGATTATTTTCTTAAAACTAATCTTGAACCTAAATTACCACTTAATGTGTCTCTCAATATTTTGCATGAATTATCACATAATAATTTTGGACTTCAAGCCGTTGATTTATTTTGTTATGGCATCGTTCGTAAACATGCATTAAGTGATTTAGGCTGGTATGAAGCGTTTTCAAGTAGGATTATTGAAGAAATTAGATGGCAACCGAAACTAAAATAA